Part of the Desulfovibrio litoralis DSM 11393 genome, CAGCGTCCCAATGCATACAAAGTTCGTTTTTTTCGTTAACCCAAACTTTTTGTGCTTGACCAAGTATGCGTTCAAAACACTCTTTATCACCACTGTCTTTACATTGCTCGTAAGCCGTTTTTAAAATAGAGGGAAGTACCCCTTGTCGAACTTGTTGAGTCGCACAGCCGGTAAGAAACAAGAATAAAAAAACGACAAAAGCTATTCGTATGATTGGCATATTGTTCTTATTTGTTAATTATTAAAAAAGCGAGAAGTATTAAACTCCTCGCTTTTTATTATTTATTTAACTAAATGTAAGTTAATTACATTTTTGCGCCGGAAGCGGCACCTTGCATTTTGATTTCAACTTTTTCTGTTAAGCCTTCGTAATATTTACGCAAGATAACGAGAACTTCTTCACGTCCAAAGTGATCAGGAATTTCAGCTTTTTCAGAAAGCATCTTACGAAGCTTGGTACCTGAAAGAATAACACGATCTTCCTTGCCATGAGGGCAGGTACGAGCAGAAGCCATACCATCACACTTAACGCAATAGAAAGTCCAGTCAATCTTCATTGGGTCACAAAGAAGTTTTTTCCCGCTATGAGCTGTAGCACAGTCATTTACATAAGGGATACGGTCAAAAATTTCTTGTGCTTCAAACATGCCATAGAAGTCGCCAACGCCAGCGTGGTCACGACCAATAATCATGTTGTTAATACCATAGTTTTGACGGAAGGTAGCGTGTAACAAGCCTTCACGAGGTCCGGCATAACGCATATCAAGCGGGTAACCAGCTTGAATAACATTTTGTTTTACAAAATATTTATCAACAAGAGTATCAATACATTCTACACGTACTTCAGCAGGGATATCACCAGGTTTTAAGTTTCCGATAAGTGAGTGAATAACAACACCATCACAAACTTCAATTGCGATTTTTGCTAAAAATTCATGAGAACGGTGCATTGGGTTACGTAGTTGTAAGGCAGCAACTTTTTTCCAGTTGCGTTTTTCCATTTCAGCACGTAGTTCAGCAGGGCGTTTGTAAACATTAGGATATTTTACAGGATATTCGCCTTCTGAAAGAACTTTAACAGGACCTGCGATGTTATATTTCTTTTGTCCCATAACCATTTGAACGCCGGGGTGATCTTTCAAAGCTGTTTCCCAGAACTTAGCGTCGGCAGAATCGTCTCCGTGTCCTTTAAAGACTTGGTAGCATTCCCATTTTTTGTCGGCTTCGGTCATTTCATAAACTTCTTCAACCTTCATGGTTGCATAAAGTTCATTGTTATTATAAAGAGCCAACTCTTCGCCTACTTTAATATTTTCGTCTGTATCAAGAGTAATAGGAACAGGCCAAAAGGTTCCGTCAGCTAATAAAAACTTTTCACACACGCCTTTCCAATCAGCTTTTTTCATAAAGCCGTTCAGAGGTGAAAAACCGCCAATCCCCATCATGATAAGATCGCCTTTGGCTCTGGCACTGATGTCAATGCGACGTAGTCCGCCGGCTTTTTTAGTTTCAGCTTCTTTTTCTTTGCCTTCGAGCAAACAACAAACGAGACCTTTTCCTCCATGAGGTGGAACGAGTTTAGACATAGCTTTTCTCCAATAAGTTTACATGTTTGTGCCGTGAGCCTTTGGGCATCAACAGCATTGTTAAATACCATACGACTTAACCCAATTATATACTTATCATAAGTTAAAATTATGACAATTATACGATTATTTTAATAAGTATAATCTTTTCAGATTATCTTAGAAGCAAACTCTAACTATATACATGTGAAAAAAAATACAAATTGTCAAGCTTTTGTTATAAGAAAAATAAGGCTGGTTTTAAGCGTGTGAGCTTTTATTATTTTACTAGGCTATTCCAAGCCTCCGAGTTTTTTAATTCCTGCCATACCGCCTTGGACTGTTCTTGTATTATGAAATCCTAGACGATCAAGACTGGCTTGAGCCTCAAATGAACGCAAACCTGTATTACAAATTAAAATTACCGGTTTATCTTTAGGAATTTCGCCAAAGCGTTTGTCCAATTCGTCCTGTGGAATATTATACCAGACATCAGGATATTTTTCAACAAATACCTTTGCGTCTTTTGCGACCCTTGCGTCAATAATTGTATGCCCCGAATGCTTGTTTTCTTTAAAGCCTTTAAGAAAATCTTCTAGGATAATTGGCCTGTTACGACCTTCCAAAATATTTTCCGCAACATTGCCAAGCGTATTGATTATATCCATTGCAGAGGCAAAAGGTGGGGTATAGACAACTTCTAAGTTGCTAAGTTCACTGATATCTGCTTTATTTATCAAGAGGGGAACAACGGGGTTTATTCGAGCAACAACGGCATCGCCGTTTGGTCCAAGGGCTTGAACTCCTAAAATTCTCTTGCTGTTTTTTTCTACTACAAGTTCCATGGACATTAATCCCTTGCCGGGGTAAAAGTGGGCTCTGTCGAGTTGTTCCACATGAACGCTGATTGCGTCAAAACCCTCACGTTTGGCAACTTCAAAAGAAAGACCGGTTCCACAGGCAGAAAGAGAACTTAACTTTATTCCCCAAGTTCCAACAGCCCCTTTAAAGGTAGCTTTTTTGCCTGTTTTATCTGAGGCTAGGTTTGTTCCTATTACTCTTCCTTCTCTGTTTGCCAAAGAGCCAAGGGGATAAAATCCCGGTTTACCGGTTACTAAGTTGCGAATTGTTACACAGTCGCCACCGGCATAAATATCGGGATCAGAGCTTTGGAGATATTCGTTAACGACTATTTGTCCGCGTTCGTTAACGTTAATTCCCGCTTCTTTGGCTATTTCCGTATTTGGCGTAATTCCGGCCGATAATATAACTAAGTCTGCGGGAAGTTCTCTTTTATCGGTAATAACTTTTTCTATTTTTCCGTCTTTTCCTTCAAATTTTAAGACTTTTTCGTTGACAAAAGTATTTATTCCGCCAGCGGTTAAGTCATTTTTTAAGATTTTTGCAAAAGTTGGAGAGACAAAACCCGGTAAAATTTGTGAAGCAATTTCAACAATACTTGTTGGAAGTCCCCACATATCAGCTATTCCAACAGCCATTTCAAGACCAATAAACCCACCGCCGACGACTACAACGTCGTTAACTTTTTGGCTGATAATATTTTTTTTGATCTGTTCGGCTTCATCAAGGTTAGTCGCAGGGCTTATTCCTTTAAGGTCAATTCCCGGAATAGGTGGTTTGTTTGGGCGACTTCCCAGAGCTAAAACCAGCTTGTCATATTTAAGAGTTTTTGTTTCTCCGTTAACCAAGTTTAAAATTTCTACTTCTTTTTTTGCACGATTGATTTTGGTCGCTTGAGTTTGAGTTAATACGTCAATATCTTTGGCAGTTTTAAAAAAAACAGCATCTCTGATTGTTCCGTATGGTGTTTCTTGAAGTTCTTCTACCCTGTTGATTTCACCGGAAACATAAAAAGGAATACCGCAACCACCGTAAGAGATACGGGTTGATTGATCAATTAGCGTAACTTTTGCGTCAGGCATCAAGCGTTTAAAACGGCTAGCGGCTTTTGGTCCAAGTGCAACCGCACCAATAACAACGACATGCATAATTTCTCTCCTCTATGAGGTATGTTGAGGTTTTTGTTGTCGAACAGGGCAACTTTAATACACTTGCATTTTATATTTTATATGAAATTTGGTCAAATAAATATATCGTGTAATTGTTTAACTAATTTTTCATATTCAATAGGTTTGGTCAGGTGGTTATTCATTCCCGCATTTATGCTTTTGTCGATATCTGCTTGTAGAACATGAGCCGTCATTGCTATAATTGGTATATTTTTAATTTCGTTTCTTCCGTTTTTACGAATTTCTTTTGCTGCTGTTAAGCCGTCCATAATAGGCATTTGAATGTCCATAAAGATACAATCAAAGTCGTGGGTTTTTAATATGTCTAGTGCTTCTTGTCCGTTATTGGCTGTTGTAACGTTTATATCGAAATTTTCTAAAAATGAGACTATAATTTCTTGATTTATTTCATTATCTTCGACAACGAGTATGTGCTTGCCGACTAAGTTTTTATTATTTTCTTCTCGTTCTTGTTCTATTAGAATATTTTCTTTTGAGTTTTGAGCTAATTTAAAAGGAATGACAAAATAAAATTCACTACCTTTTTCCGGTTCGCTCTTTATGTGAATACTGCCGTGCATTTGTTCAATCAAAAGCTTGGCAATCATTAGTCCAAGACCAGTACCGCCATATTTTCTTGTTGTTGAGCTATCTGCTTGTGCAAAGGGTTTAAACAGGCTTTGTTGTTGCTCTAACGTCATGCCTATTCCTGTATCTTTTACAGAAAAGTTTAAAGTCATTGTCTCGGAATTTGATTCTATGCAGGTAACAGAGACCGTTACATTACCTTTTTCCGTAAATTTAATAGCGTTTCCACAAAGGTTTAACAATATTTGACTTAATCTCAAATTATCGCCCATGAATTTTATGTTGCTTAATAAATCTTGATCTATATTTTTATTCAGTTTTATATTCTTTTGAAAGGCTAAATGTTCAATAAGGTCAAATACCGGAACCACAACTTCATTTAACGTAAAAGGACGAACCTCTAAGGTTAAGGCGCCTTGTTCTATTTTTGAAAAATCAAGAATATCATTTATAACACCAAGTAATATATTGGCAGAAGACTCGATTTTTTCTAATAAAGTTTTTTGACGAGGAGATGGGCTTTCTTCTAACGCAAGCTTAGTAAGACCAAGAACTCCATTCATAGGTGTGCGGATTTCGTGGCTCATTCGAGCTAAAAAGTCGCTTTTGGCTTTTGTTGCTACTTCAGCAGCATCTTTCGCTTTTAATAGAGCGAGTTCGTTCTTTTTTTGTTCTCTTAAGTCTCTAATATAACTTAAAATACATTGTTGATTGTCAAACTCTACTATTAAGTGAGTAAGTTCGCATGGTAATTGTTTGTGGTTTGGAGTATAAAAATCAACGTTTTCACGCCAAACAGTCTCGTTTTGAATGTTTTTGAAAATAATATTCGCTTTGTTTTGTAAAAAATCTTTTGATTCCCAATAGTTAATAAAGTTTTGTTCTGTTTCCAATTCAAATAATTTTACCGTTCCTTCACTAACGCTCAATATAGTGTTTTCATTCCAAACAATATAACCATCTAAAGAAACTTTAAAAACAGCACGCATAATTGCTTCGAAATTTCTTTTTTTGTTAACGTCTTCTTCTAGTTGGTTGGCATGGGAATATAACTCTGAAAGGTGAGTGCTAAATCTATCTAACAGGTTAGCAATATTGGCTAATTCTTTAATATATATTTTAGGCAACTTTGTGTCTAGTTTGCCATCTTGAATAGCGGCGAGCTTTTCTGATGTTAAACGTAACGGCTTAACAATAAAGACGTATTCTAAAATATAGTATATGGTAAATGAAATAAAAATAAGAAAATATAGCCCTATAGAAGATTGAAAGGCATTATTTGAGGCTGTTGTTATTGACAACATAGAGTTGGCTAAAGAGACTTCGGCACCGGCAGTAACGCTATCGCTCATAATTTTTAAGTTATTGTCTATTTCTTGCCAAATGGTGTTTATTTTTTTGTTTGCTTCAAGTCTATCTTTTTTTATTAGTAGGCTGTGTTCAAAAATACTATTTATGGCTTCTACTTGAGAGTTAATAAATAAGAGCTTGTCCGGGTGATTAATAGAAATTTTTTTGGTGTAATAGTTAACTGTTTGTAAGGTGGTCTTGATTTGATCTTCTAGGTCTTTAAGGTCATTATGGTTTGATGAAAAGACATAATTTTTTTCATTTATCAGCTTGATTATACCGAGGTTGTTTTCTGTGGCTGTTGTGATGTTTGCAAGAGTGATGAGGGTGTTGCTATAGTTTGTTTGAAGTTCTAAGATATTTTGATTTATTTTATCGACTTCGCTTTTTGCCTCAACCAAATCTTTCATAGCAACAACAATTGTTTTAGCTAATTTTTTAAAGTTTGGGTCTTGTTCAAAAATAGATTCTGAGGCAAAGGCTTCTGCGCTAATTCGTTTATTTCTTCTTTCTTTTGGGTTATCGCTACTGCGAATAACTTCAGCAATATATCTAAGTCGTTCAATATTTACTAAGGTTTTTTGGTTTTCGACAAAAGCCGGTAGTTGTGTTCTTGCAATTTTTTCTGAATTATTTTTTATTTTAAAGATACTTTGCAATTCTTTAACGCCAATAATCGCAAAAATAATAAACGCTATTAAAAAACATAATCCTTTAAATACAGCAATACTCAGTTGAAATGTTTTGTGAGAATCATTATATTTCTCCGGTCTGTCCATTCAATCTGTCCTAGTCATGATATAATTGTGTATTGCCATATTATAATGACAATACACAATATATTTTTTATTTGGGTTATAATAAAAAGGTTATTAACAGGTATTTATACAACAAAAGGATTTTTGAAAAACAGTCGCCTCTTAATTTTAATAGATGTCAAATTCAAAATATTTTCTGTTGATTTGTTGATATTCGCCACTATTGCGTAATTTTAAGATTGCTTTGTTGATAGCATCACGCTCTTGTGTCAGTTTTTTATCTAATACAACACAAGAACCGTCGCCTAGTTTTATGGGTTCGCCGGCAATATCAAATTGTTCACCTTTAGGAGTTCTAAGAAATTCATATCCGGGTAAACCGTCAATAAAGGCAAGATCAATATCTTTATTTATAGCCGCTTGAATAATATCGTCAAAACTTTTCATTGGCACGATAGTCGCTATATCGCCATAAGATTTTTTGAGAAAATCTTCTTGAGTGGTTTGGCTTTGCACTCCAATTTTCTTACCTTTTAAAACTTCAGGAGTAATTTCTTTAATACTGGAAAGAGAAATGAACATACTGCTAGAGCGAAAATATTTATCGGAAAATAAAACAAGAGCTTCTCTTTCCGGTTTTTTTGCCATGCCTGCAACACCAATATCAAGTTTACCTGCTACAATATTAGGAATAATATCATCAAAAGGGACAACGCTAATTTCACACTTGCGATTAAGTTCTTTGCATAAGGCTTCTGCCATATCGAAATCAAACCCGGTTAACTTACCTGTTTTAGGGTCGTTATAGGCAAAAGGAGGATAGGGTGCATCAATACCAATGCGCAAAACAGGTTGTTGAGCCAGAGAAAGACTTGTAAAAATCATAGTAAAGATCAAGGCTAATAAAAAAGAACGCATATAACCTCCGTTAAATTTTAAAAATGTATAAACATATGATGGTTTCAGTATGTTATTTGTGTCAAATAATAACGTGGATGTTTGAAATCCAATTAATAGGCATTTAAAATGCGTAAGGCAATAAAGGCTTAAGTTGTTTAACCAGATCGTCTCTTAAGTCTTCATCTTGCAGTGCAAAATAAATATTTGCAGTCAGATACTCTGCCCAATCTCCGGCATCAAAGCGCATACCGCGAATTTTAACAGCCAACATACCTTTTGTGGCGGCAAGTTCTTGCATTGCATCGGTTAATTGAATTTCTCCGCCGTGTCCGGGAGTTTGTCTTTCTAATATTTCAAAAATATCAGGTGTCAAGATATAACGCCCGATAATCGCTAAGCGAGAAGGAGCTTCGTTAATTTTAGGTTTTTCAACCATCTTGTCTATGCGATAAATTCCTGGTGAAACTTCGCGACCCGAGATAATACCGTAACGATTAACTTTTTCTTGAGGAACTTCCATTACGCCAATTACGGGTAAACGTTCAGATTTAGCCACATCAATAAGTTGTTGAATTCCCGGGGTCATTCCAAACATAAGGTCATCACCAACCATAACGGCAAAAGCGTCATCGTTTTCAACAACATCTTTGGCACATAAAACGGCGTGTCCAAGCCCTAATTGTTGTTTTTGGCGTATAGAAATAATATTAGCCATTTGAGCAACTTCACGAATAATTTTAAGTTGTTCGGTTTTTCCGGCTCGTTCGAGTATCCCTTCGAGTTGAAGGTTATAATCAAAATGGTCTTCGATTACGTTTTTATCTCTGTTGGTAATAAAGATAACATCTTTTATGTGCGATCTTATTGCTTCTTCTACAACATATTGGACAACAGGTTTATTAAAAACAGGCAACATTTCTTTGGGAATATTTTTGGTTGCAGGTAGGGAGCGAGTTCCCCAGCCGGCTACGGGAATAACGACTTTGCGAATATTCATGGTCTACTCCTTGACGTTTTATATTTATTGATATTAAGATTGGTTATACAGTAAAATGAGATATAAAACAGTTATAATAGATACATTTTTCTGAATATTTTTTATAATGCTTATTTATTAACTTATTTAAAAAATAATATGTATTTCTTGAAATAGCAACAGTAATTTTACTACTTAAAGTATAATTTCTGTTCAATTATAATATTTTTTTTAACTGTTTTCTGTTTAAGGTTTAGCCTAAGAGTTTTTTTACCAGTGTGGCGAGTTCTGTTGCCAGTTTTTTTACTTGTTCGGCGTCTTCTCCCTCGACCATTACTCTAAGCTTTGGTTCTGTGCCTGAATATCGTAGTAACACACGCCCTTTGTCTTTTAATTCGGCTTCTGCCTCGTTAATTGCTTTTTGGAGGGGTTGACACTCTTCTATTGGGGTTTTTTGTTGAACGACAACATTGATCAGTTCTTGGGGATAAAGTTGGAGCAAACCGGCTATTTCTGATAAGGGTTTTTGTCTTTCTTTTAATATTTTAAGCAGTTGAAGCCCTGCCATAAGTCCGTCGCCCGTGGTGCTGTATTCGTTGAAGATAATATGTCCGCTTTGTTCTCCGCCAAGAGTGGCACCGCTTTCACGCATAGATTCAACCACATAGCGGTCTCCGACTTGGGTACGTGTTAATTTTCCGTTATGTTGACGCATAAAAACTTCTAACGCCATATTACTCATAATGGTTGCAACAAGGTTACGATCTTTTAAACGCCCTGTTCTCATCATGTCTTCGGCAAAAATCGCCATCAGTTGATCGCCGTCTAAAATATTGGCTTTTTCATCAACAACAATTAAGCGATCGGCATCTCCGTCTAAAGCCAGACCTATATCAGCTCTTGTTTCCTTTACTTTCGCTGCTAAAAGCTCGGGATATAAAGAACCGCATTGATAATTTATATTTGTACCGTTTGGTTCAACGGAAAGGGTAAAGACTTCTGCCCCGAGTTCTTCCAAGGCTCTTGGTCCAACTTTATAAGCGGCTCCGTTGGCACAATCGAGAACAACCCTCATTCCGTCTAAAGTCAGTTGGCTAGGAAAGGTGTTTTTAAGATAAACGATATAACGCCCGAGACTGTCTTCTATTTTTTTAGCTCGACCAATATTTTTTTGTTCGGGATATTCCCATTCCCAGTTCTGGTCAGAAATCATTTCCGTTATAATATTTTCTGTGCTGTCAGGTAGTTTATAGCCATTTTTGTCAAAAAATTTAATTCCGTTATCGTGATAAGGGTTATGAGATGCGGAAATAACTACGCCAAAATCAGCACGCATGTTTTTTGTTAAAAAGGCAATTGCCGGAGTAGGAATAGGACCAACTAAAAAAACGTCCATACCTGTGGCACAAAGACCTGAGGTTAAGGCATGTTCAAAGACATATCCCGATAGGCGGGTGTCTTTGCCTATAACTACGCTGTGTCTTCTTTGAGAGCCGGAGTTAAAATAAGTTCCTGCGGCTAGCCCGAGCCTTAGAGCCATTTCGGCGGTCATGGGGTATTTATTGACGGTTCCTCTTAGCCCGTCTGTTCCAAAAAGTCTTTTTGCCATATTAAGTCTCATTTTTTATGTTTTATTTTTGATTGTATTTTTTATGATTAAACCAAGTAAAAGTTATATCTGACAACAGTTATAAATATATCCCAAATTGTTTTAAGATACTAGTAATATTACGCCCAAAGTGAAAATCAAGTTCATCTTGTTTTAGTACCTTTCTCTCAACAACTATGGAGCGAAAGGCGTTATCAAAGTTAGCGGATTCCTCAAGCTCTTTGACCATTTTTTTTGGCAATTTGTTTATTTCAATAAAATTATTTTGTTGGTTGATGAAATAAGTTGCCAGCTCTGTTCCGAGTTGTGTCCAATTTGTACCTGAGCTGTGTGCGGCTTGCAGGGCTTGTTCGTCTGGTGTGGAAAGTTCTGCTCTGGTTAACCTGTTGATTTGATAAGCCTTTAAAATTTGTTTTGTATTTTGACAAAATAAAAGCTTACACTCTTCAGGGTGGTTGGGGTGTAGTTTGCAACCGGTTGTTTTACTTTGCTTTTCCTGTGTTAAAAACATGCAAGCCCAAGGGTATTGAAGAGTTTTTTGGGGATTTGGCTTGATTTTAATAAGTTCTTGTTCCGTTAAACATAATAAAGAGTTTGAGCTGCTATCACTCTCTAAGTTGGGCATGTAAGCGAGTTCACCTTTTAAAATGCTGAAAAGATGAGAGCGTTTAATTTGAGCGTTTTTGATCAAAATATAATCGGCTTGGTGTAAAGCCGGACCACCTTTGAGGCAACAAGTTCCACAACGCAGACAAAGGTTATTTGTTTTTTTTGGGTTAGTGTTTTTTTGTTGATTCATTGATTTGTCAGCCTTAAAAGATATTTGGTAAAGGTAGTTTTTAGTTCTTTGCTATTTATAAATTGCAAAAATGTTTAATTTGATCGAACAATATAAGGCAGAAAAAACACTTATTTGATAGTGAAGTTATTTTGAGACTATTGTGTAAACTTCTCAATATTAATAAAAAACGCCGAGTTGCTTTTTTATTGCTGTTCGGCGTTTTTACTATTTATTAAAGAGAGAAGCTTATAGCTTGTTAAGCTTTTGTAACAATTAAGGTTTGTTCGGCGATTTCCAATTCTTCATTTGTCGGAACAACCAAAACTGGTATTTTTGATTTGGCATCGCTAATTTTGCGAGGTTCTCCTGAACGTTTGTCATTAACTGCTAAATCAATACTTATACCGAGATGTTCAAGGTTGGCACAAACGTTTGCTCTTACTATTTCGTCGTTTTCGCCTATTCCGGCAGTAAAGACAAGGGCATCAATTTGTCCGAGTTCGAGATAATAAGCCCCGATATAATGGCGAATACTATGGCAAAACATATCTAAAGCCAGTTTTGCTTTTTGGTCGCCTTTTTCAATAGCACTATGAATATCGCGCATATCGCTCATGGCACAGATACCTTTTAAGCCACTTTTTTTGTTCATGGTATCATCAATCGCTTTTATATCCATACCTGTGGTTTTTGCTAAATATGCGTGAATAGCAGGGTCAATATCTCCGCAACGTGTTCCCATCATTAAACCGGCGAGTGGGGTCATTCCCATTGATGTGTCGATACATTTACCATTTTTAACGGCAGCAATGGAACAACCGTTCCCTAAGTGGCATGAAATCATAGTAAATTGATCTTTTGCCTTTCCGCAAAATTCGGCGGTTTTACGAGAAACATATTGGTGAGAGGTGCCGTGAAATCCATAGCGACGCACTCTGTGTTGTTCATAGAATTCATAGGGAAGGGCATACATAAACGCTTCCGGAGGCATGGTGGAATGAAATTCCGTATCAAATACTGCAACAGAAGGAGCGTGGGGCAAAAGTT contains:
- the sat gene encoding sulfate adenylyltransferase, yielding MSKLVPPHGGKGLVCCLLEGKEKEAETKKAGGLRRIDISARAKGDLIMMGIGGFSPLNGFMKKADWKGVCEKFLLADGTFWPVPITLDTDENIKVGEELALYNNNELYATMKVEEVYEMTEADKKWECYQVFKGHGDDSADAKFWETALKDHPGVQMVMGQKKYNIAGPVKVLSEGEYPVKYPNVYKRPAELRAEMEKRNWKKVAALQLRNPMHRSHEFLAKIAIEVCDGVVIHSLIGNLKPGDIPAEVRVECIDTLVDKYFVKQNVIQAGYPLDMRYAGPREGLLHATFRQNYGINNMIIGRDHAGVGDFYGMFEAQEIFDRIPYVNDCATAHSGKKLLCDPMKIDWTFYCVKCDGMASARTCPHGKEDRVILSGTKLRKMLSEKAEIPDHFGREEVLVILRKYYEGLTEKVEIKMQGAASGAKM
- a CDS encoding FAD-dependent oxidoreductase, with product MHVVVIGAVALGPKAASRFKRLMPDAKVTLIDQSTRISYGGCGIPFYVSGEINRVEELQETPYGTIRDAVFFKTAKDIDVLTQTQATKINRAKKEVEILNLVNGETKTLKYDKLVLALGSRPNKPPIPGIDLKGISPATNLDEAEQIKKNIISQKVNDVVVVGGGFIGLEMAVGIADMWGLPTSIVEIASQILPGFVSPTFAKILKNDLTAGGINTFVNEKVLKFEGKDGKIEKVITDKRELPADLVILSAGITPNTEIAKEAGINVNERGQIVVNEYLQSSDPDIYAGGDCVTIRNLVTGKPGFYPLGSLANREGRVIGTNLASDKTGKKATFKGAVGTWGIKLSSLSACGTGLSFEVAKREGFDAISVHVEQLDRAHFYPGKGLMSMELVVEKNSKRILGVQALGPNGDAVVARINPVVPLLINKADISELSNLEVVYTPPFASAMDIINTLGNVAENILEGRNRPIILEDFLKGFKENKHSGHTIIDARVAKDAKVFVEKYPDVWYNIPQDELDKRFGEIPKDKPVILICNTGLRSFEAQASLDRLGFHNTRTVQGGMAGIKKLGGLE
- a CDS encoding response regulator, translated to MDRPEKYNDSHKTFQLSIAVFKGLCFLIAFIIFAIIGVKELQSIFKIKNNSEKIARTQLPAFVENQKTLVNIERLRYIAEVIRSSDNPKERRNKRISAEAFASESIFEQDPNFKKLAKTIVVAMKDLVEAKSEVDKINQNILELQTNYSNTLITLANITTATENNLGIIKLINEKNYVFSSNHNDLKDLEDQIKTTLQTVNYYTKKISINHPDKLLFINSQVEAINSIFEHSLLIKKDRLEANKKINTIWQEIDNNLKIMSDSVTAGAEVSLANSMLSITTASNNAFQSSIGLYFLIFISFTIYYILEYVFIVKPLRLTSEKLAAIQDGKLDTKLPKIYIKELANIANLLDRFSTHLSELYSHANQLEEDVNKKRNFEAIMRAVFKVSLDGYIVWNENTILSVSEGTVKLFELETEQNFINYWESKDFLQNKANIIFKNIQNETVWRENVDFYTPNHKQLPCELTHLIVEFDNQQCILSYIRDLREQKKNELALLKAKDAAEVATKAKSDFLARMSHEIRTPMNGVLGLTKLALEESPSPRQKTLLEKIESSANILLGVINDILDFSKIEQGALTLEVRPFTLNEVVVPVFDLIEHLAFQKNIKLNKNIDQDLLSNIKFMGDNLRLSQILLNLCGNAIKFTEKGNVTVSVTCIESNSETMTLNFSVKDTGIGMTLEQQQSLFKPFAQADSSTTRKYGGTGLGLMIAKLLIEQMHGSIHIKSEPEKGSEFYFVIPFKLAQNSKENILIEQEREENNKNLVGKHILVVEDNEINQEIIVSFLENFDINVTTANNGQEALDILKTHDFDCIFMDIQMPIMDGLTAAKEIRKNGRNEIKNIPIIAMTAHVLQADIDKSINAGMNNHLTKPIEYEKLVKQLHDIFI
- a CDS encoding transporter substrate-binding domain-containing protein; protein product: MRSFLLALIFTMIFTSLSLAQQPVLRIGIDAPYPPFAYNDPKTGKLTGFDFDMAEALCKELNRKCEISVVPFDDIIPNIVAGKLDIGVAGMAKKPEREALVLFSDKYFRSSSMFISLSSIKEITPEVLKGKKIGVQSQTTQEDFLKKSYGDIATIVPMKSFDDIIQAAINKDIDLAFIDGLPGYEFLRTPKGEQFDIAGEPIKLGDGSCVVLDKKLTQERDAINKAILKLRNSGEYQQINRKYFEFDIY
- the galU gene encoding UTP--glucose-1-phosphate uridylyltransferase GalU, encoding MNIRKVVIPVAGWGTRSLPATKNIPKEMLPVFNKPVVQYVVEEAIRSHIKDVIFITNRDKNVIEDHFDYNLQLEGILERAGKTEQLKIIREVAQMANIISIRQKQQLGLGHAVLCAKDVVENDDAFAVMVGDDLMFGMTPGIQQLIDVAKSERLPVIGVMEVPQEKVNRYGIISGREVSPGIYRIDKMVEKPKINEAPSRLAIIGRYILTPDIFEILERQTPGHGGEIQLTDAMQELAATKGMLAVKIRGMRFDAGDWAEYLTANIYFALQDEDLRDDLVKQLKPLLPYAF
- the glmM gene encoding phosphoglucosamine mutase, giving the protein MAKRLFGTDGLRGTVNKYPMTAEMALRLGLAAGTYFNSGSQRRHSVVIGKDTRLSGYVFEHALTSGLCATGMDVFLVGPIPTPAIAFLTKNMRADFGVVISASHNPYHDNGIKFFDKNGYKLPDSTENIITEMISDQNWEWEYPEQKNIGRAKKIEDSLGRYIVYLKNTFPSQLTLDGMRVVLDCANGAAYKVGPRALEELGAEVFTLSVEPNGTNINYQCGSLYPELLAAKVKETRADIGLALDGDADRLIVVDEKANILDGDQLMAIFAEDMMRTGRLKDRNLVATIMSNMALEVFMRQHNGKLTRTQVGDRYVVESMRESGATLGGEQSGHIIFNEYSTTGDGLMAGLQLLKILKERQKPLSEIAGLLQLYPQELINVVVQQKTPIEECQPLQKAINEAEAELKDKGRVLLRYSGTEPKLRVMVEGEDAEQVKKLATELATLVKKLLG
- a CDS encoding acetate kinase, producing the protein MKILVINCGSSSFKYQLIDMATKRPLCSGLVERIGETTGKLIHKKFPDTAEEKKFSFELPFKDHYAGLTTVMDKLLTGETAIIKDLKEIAAVGHRVVHGGEALKKACLVTDEVKKIIKDLFTLSPLHNPANLMGIEVAEKLLPHAPSVAVFDTEFHSTMPPEAFMYALPYEFYEQHRVRRYGFHGTSHQYVSRKTAEFCGKAKDQFTMISCHLGNGCSIAAVKNGKCIDTSMGMTPLAGLMMGTRCGDIDPAIHAYLAKTTGMDIKAIDDTMNKKSGLKGICAMSDMRDIHSAIEKGDQKAKLALDMFCHSIRHYIGAYYLELGQIDALVFTAGIGENDEIVRANVCANLEHLGISIDLAVNDKRSGEPRKISDAKSKIPVLVVPTNEELEIAEQTLIVTKA